From a region of the Streptomyces venezuelae genome:
- the uvrB gene encoding excinuclease ABC subunit UvrB, producing MRPVSKIERTVAPFEVVSPYQPSGDQPAAIAELEKRIRAGEKDVVLLGATGTGKSATTAWMIEKLQRPTLVMAPNKTLAAQLANEFRELLPNNAVEYFVSYYDYYQPEAYVPQSDTYIEKDSSINEEVERLRHSATNSLLTRRDVIVVASVSCIYGLGTPQEYVDRMVSLKVGEETDRDQLLRRFVDIQYTRNDVAFTRGTFRVRGDTIEIFPVYEELAVRIEMFGDEIEALSTLHPLTGEVISEDRELYVFPASHYVAGPERMEKAVRGIEAELTERLAELEKQGKMLEAQRLRMRTTYDLEMMRQIGSCSGIENYSLHMDDRERGSAPNTLIDYFPEDFLLVIDESHVTVPQIGAMYEGDASRKRTLVDHGFRLPSALDNRPLKWEEFQERIGQTVYLSATPGKYELSRGDGFVEQIIRPTGLIDPEVVVKPTEGQIDDLVHEIRQRVEKDERILVTTLTKKMAEDLTDYFLELGIQVRYLHSDVDTLRRIELLRELRAGEYDVLVGINLLREGLDLPEVSLVAILDADKEGFLRSGTSLIQTIGRAARNVSGQVHMYADKMTPAMEKAIDETNRRREKQIAYNTANGIDPQPLRKKINDIVATIAREELDTEELLGTGYRQAKEGKGAKAPVPALGGRAALGKTGGKGAKGAKGAAGAELPTDRPAAELAALIEQMTERMRGAAAELQFEVAARIRDEVGELKKELRQMKEAGLA from the coding sequence ATGCGGCCCGTATCGAAGATCGAACGCACGGTGGCGCCTTTCGAGGTCGTCAGCCCCTACCAGCCCAGCGGCGACCAGCCGGCGGCCATCGCCGAGCTGGAGAAGCGCATCCGTGCAGGTGAGAAGGACGTCGTCCTGCTGGGTGCGACCGGCACCGGCAAGTCGGCGACGACCGCCTGGATGATCGAGAAGCTCCAGCGCCCCACCCTGGTCATGGCGCCGAACAAGACGCTCGCCGCCCAGCTGGCGAACGAGTTCCGCGAGCTCCTGCCGAACAACGCCGTCGAGTACTTCGTCTCGTACTACGACTACTACCAGCCCGAGGCCTACGTACCGCAGTCGGACACGTACATCGAGAAGGACTCCTCGATCAACGAGGAGGTGGAGCGGCTGCGCCACTCCGCGACGAACTCGCTCCTGACCCGGCGCGACGTGATCGTCGTCGCCTCCGTGTCCTGCATCTACGGTCTCGGTACCCCGCAGGAGTACGTCGACCGGATGGTCTCCCTCAAGGTGGGCGAGGAGACCGACCGGGACCAGCTGCTGCGCCGTTTCGTGGACATCCAGTACACCCGCAACGACGTCGCCTTCACCCGCGGCACCTTCCGCGTGCGCGGGGACACGATCGAGATCTTCCCGGTCTACGAGGAACTGGCCGTCCGCATCGAAATGTTCGGCGACGAGATCGAGGCCCTCTCCACCCTGCACCCGCTGACCGGCGAGGTCATCAGCGAGGACCGCGAGCTGTACGTCTTCCCCGCCAGCCACTACGTCGCCGGCCCCGAGCGCATGGAGAAGGCGGTCCGCGGCATCGAGGCGGAGCTGACCGAGCGCCTCGCCGAGCTGGAGAAGCAGGGCAAGATGCTGGAGGCGCAGCGGCTGCGCATGCGCACCACGTACGACCTGGAGATGATGCGCCAGATCGGCTCCTGCTCCGGCATCGAGAACTACTCGCTGCACATGGACGACCGCGAGCGCGGCTCCGCGCCCAACACGCTCATCGACTACTTCCCGGAGGACTTCCTCCTGGTCATCGACGAGTCGCACGTCACCGTGCCGCAGATCGGCGCCATGTACGAGGGTGACGCCTCCCGCAAGCGCACCCTGGTCGACCACGGCTTCCGGCTGCCGTCCGCCCTGGACAACCGGCCGCTGAAGTGGGAGGAGTTCCAGGAGCGCATCGGCCAGACCGTCTACCTGTCGGCGACGCCCGGAAAGTACGAGCTCTCGCGCGGCGACGGCTTCGTCGAACAGATCATCCGCCCCACCGGCCTCATCGACCCCGAGGTCGTGGTCAAGCCGACCGAGGGGCAGATCGACGACCTGGTCCACGAGATCCGGCAGCGGGTCGAGAAGGACGAGCGGATCCTCGTCACCACCCTCACCAAGAAGATGGCCGAGGACCTCACGGACTACTTCCTGGAGCTCGGCATCCAGGTGCGGTACCTGCACAGCGACGTGGACACCCTGCGCCGCATCGAGCTGCTGCGCGAGCTGCGGGCCGGCGAGTACGACGTCCTGGTCGGCATCAACCTGCTCCGTGAGGGCCTGGACCTGCCCGAGGTGTCCCTGGTGGCGATCCTCGACGCCGACAAGGAGGGCTTCCTGCGCTCGGGGACCTCCCTGATCCAGACCATCGGCCGCGCCGCGCGCAACGTGTCCGGCCAGGTCCACATGTACGCGGACAAGATGACCCCGGCGATGGAGAAGGCCATCGACGAGACCAACCGGCGCCGCGAGAAGCAGATCGCCTACAACACGGCGAACGGGATCGACCCGCAGCCGCTGCGCAAGAAGATCAACGACATCGTCGCCACCATCGCCCGCGAGGAACTGGACACCGAGGAGCTCCTCGGTACCGGCTACCGGCAGGCCAAGGAGGGCAAGGGCGCCAAGGCCCCGGTGCCGGCGCTCGGCGGCCGGGCGGCCCTGGGCAAGACCGGTGGAAAGGGCGCGAAGGGGGCGAAGGGCGCCGCGGGCGCCGAGCTGCCGACCGACCGGCCCGCAGCCGAACTGGCCGCGCTCATCGAGCAGATGACCGAGCGCATGCGCGGGGCGGCCGCCGAGCTCCAGTTCGAGGTCGCGGCCCGGATCCGGGACGAGGTGGGCGAGCTGAAGAAGGAGTTGCGGCAGATGAAGGAAGCGGGCCTCGCCTGA
- a CDS encoding glycerophosphodiester phosphodiesterase: MYVRPAAAAAAAFLGFTLTLLGGTASYAATGPGSATGAGTGATTGRAALGGPVVYAHRGASAYAPENTLDAIDLAGQMGFDWVENDVQRTRDGVLVVIHDDTLARTTDVEQRFPNRAPWKVQDFTAAEIALLDAGSWFGEEYAGASVPTLRQYLDRVQHNRQKLLLEIKKPELYPGIEEQTLKVLEEAGWLDTRHVAQRLVVQSFSAASVRIVHGLRPDLVTAFLGTPTMADLPHYAEFTDRINPWHTTISAEWVSAVHGLRGAHGKTMEVDTWIVDDAATARKVQDMGVDGIITNAPDVVQDAVGGF, encoded by the coding sequence ATGTACGTCCGACCCGCCGCCGCGGCCGCCGCCGCGTTCCTGGGCTTCACTCTCACCTTGCTGGGCGGGACGGCCTCGTACGCCGCCACCGGTCCCGGATCCGCGACCGGCGCCGGCACCGGTGCCACGACCGGCCGGGCCGCACTGGGGGGCCCCGTCGTGTACGCCCACCGGGGGGCCTCCGCGTACGCCCCGGAGAACACCCTCGACGCGATCGACCTGGCGGGGCAGATGGGCTTCGACTGGGTCGAGAACGACGTGCAGCGCACCCGGGACGGCGTGCTGGTGGTGATCCACGACGACACCCTGGCCCGGACCACCGACGTCGAGCAGCGGTTCCCGAACCGCGCGCCCTGGAAGGTCCAGGACTTCACTGCGGCCGAGATCGCCCTGCTGGACGCGGGCAGCTGGTTCGGCGAGGAGTACGCGGGCGCCTCGGTACCGACCCTGCGGCAGTACCTCGACCGGGTACAGCACAACCGGCAGAAGCTGCTGCTGGAGATCAAGAAGCCGGAGCTCTACCCCGGGATCGAGGAGCAGACCCTGAAGGTGCTGGAGGAGGCCGGCTGGCTCGACACGCGCCACGTCGCGCAGCGCCTGGTGGTGCAGAGTTTCAGCGCCGCCTCCGTGCGCATCGTGCACGGGCTGCGTCCGGACCTGGTGACGGCCTTCCTGGGCACCCCCACCATGGCGGACCTGCCGCACTACGCGGAGTTCACCGACCGGATCAACCCGTGGCACACGACGATCTCGGCCGAGTGGGTCTCGGCCGTGCACGGGCTGCGCGGCGCCCACGGCAAGACGATGGAGGTCGACACCTGGATCGTGGACGACGCGGCCACGGCACGGAAGGTGCAGGACATGGGGGTGGACGGGATCATCACCAACGCCCCGGACGTGGTCCAGGACGCGGTCGGCGGGTTCTGA
- a CDS encoding methylated-DNA--[protein]-cysteine S-methyltransferase, translating to MDSTERPRGPHLEWTVVASDIGPLLLAATPEGLVRVEFHAEPDRVDRMIGPLVSRLGADARRPAPGEEVLLAEPIRQLTAYFRGALRRFELPLDWRLSSGFNRQVLHELDRSVPYGSVVGYGELAARVGQPGAAQAVGNAMGSNPLPLVVACHRVVENDGGIGGFGGGVETKRQLLALEGVLPQPLF from the coding sequence GTGGACAGCACCGAGCGGCCCCGCGGGCCGCACCTCGAATGGACCGTCGTCGCCAGCGACATCGGCCCCCTGCTCCTGGCCGCGACCCCGGAGGGTCTGGTCCGGGTCGAGTTCCATGCCGAGCCGGACCGGGTCGACAGGATGATCGGCCCGCTCGTCTCCCGGCTCGGCGCCGACGCCCGGCGCCCCGCGCCCGGTGAGGAAGTGCTGCTGGCCGAGCCGATACGCCAGCTCACCGCGTACTTCAGGGGGGCGCTGCGCCGCTTCGAGCTGCCGCTGGACTGGCGCCTGAGCTCCGGCTTCAACCGGCAGGTGCTCCACGAGCTGGACCGCTCCGTGCCCTACGGATCGGTCGTCGGCTACGGGGAGCTGGCCGCCCGCGTCGGACAGCCCGGTGCCGCCCAGGCCGTGGGCAACGCCATGGGGTCGAACCCGCTGCCGCTGGTGGTGGCCTGCCACCGGGTCGTGGAGAACGACGGGGGCATCGGCGGATTCGGCGGTGGGGTGGAGACCAAGCGGCAGCTGCTCGCGCTGGAGGGCGTTCTCCCGCAGCCGCTGTTCTGA
- a CDS encoding MFS transporter yields the protein MAGQVLGGLGVPISIALAPVLATEVSGTEALSGVASTAAVIGTALVSLPLAALMNARGRRPGLVLAYGIGAAGAVLVVLAATIRSFPLLLLGMAAFGAASSANLQARFAAADLAAPDHRARAISVVVWASTIGAVLGPNLSAPASRSFAGTAIPETAGPFVWAAAVFLLTGTLIGVLLRPDPLLTARALAAPEEQTREGRSLRAGLAAVKASPRARLALLTVAVSHTTMVSIMVMTPVDLSHHGAGLELIGLVISGHIAGMFAFSPVMGWLADRLGRLSVIGLAAGLLSVAALLAGTAGPSHGRSALGLFLLGLGWSAGMVSGSALLTDSVPQPARAAVQGLSDLTMNAAAGVGGAAAGLIMSGAGYGWLNAVGAALLLPMAALALFTARRHPVPASAKGVSS from the coding sequence ATGGCCGGGCAGGTCCTCGGCGGCCTCGGCGTGCCGATCAGCATCGCCCTGGCTCCCGTACTCGCCACCGAGGTCAGCGGCACCGAGGCGCTGTCCGGCGTCGCCTCCACCGCCGCGGTGATCGGCACGGCCCTCGTCTCGCTGCCGCTCGCCGCCCTGATGAACGCGCGCGGCCGTCGCCCCGGGCTGGTCCTGGCCTACGGGATCGGTGCGGCCGGCGCGGTGCTGGTCGTCCTCGCCGCCACCATCAGGAGCTTCCCGCTGCTGCTGCTCGGCATGGCCGCCTTCGGCGCCGCCTCCTCCGCCAATCTGCAGGCCCGGTTCGCCGCCGCGGACCTCGCGGCCCCGGACCACCGGGCCCGGGCCATCTCGGTCGTGGTGTGGGCCTCGACCATCGGCGCGGTGCTCGGGCCGAACCTGTCCGCGCCGGCCAGTCGCAGCTTCGCCGGAACCGCGATACCCGAGACGGCCGGCCCGTTCGTCTGGGCCGCCGCCGTCTTCCTGCTCACCGGCACGCTGATCGGCGTACTGCTGCGCCCCGACCCGCTGCTGACGGCCCGGGCGCTCGCCGCACCCGAGGAACAGACCCGCGAAGGCCGCTCGCTGCGGGCCGGCCTCGCCGCCGTGAAGGCCTCGCCACGGGCCCGGCTCGCCCTGCTCACCGTCGCCGTGTCGCACACCACCATGGTCTCGATCATGGTGATGACCCCGGTGGACCTGAGCCACCACGGGGCCGGCCTGGAACTCATCGGGCTGGTGATCAGCGGTCACATCGCGGGCATGTTCGCCTTCTCCCCCGTCATGGGCTGGCTCGCGGACCGGCTCGGCCGGCTTTCGGTGATCGGACTGGCCGCCGGGCTCCTGTCCGTCGCGGCGCTGCTCGCGGGAACGGCCGGGCCGAGCCACGGCCGCAGCGCGCTCGGGCTCTTCCTGCTCGGCCTCGGCTGGTCCGCCGGGATGGTGTCCGGTTCGGCCCTGCTGACGGACTCGGTGCCGCAGCCCGCGCGGGCCGCCGTACAGGGGCTGAGCGACCTCACGATGAACGCGGCCGCCGGCGTGGGCGGAGCGGCCGCCGGGCTGATCATGTCCGGGGCGGGCTACGGCTGGCTGAACGCCGTCGGCGCCGCGCTGCTGCTTCCGATGGCGGCACTCGCACTGTTCACGGCGCGCCGCCACCCGGTGCCCGCGTCCGCGAAGGGCGTCAGTAGCTGA
- a CDS encoding cupin domain-containing protein, translated as MSTSDHSTAPASFSVSVADVELEADDLDPGQIVSGEPVVTGKVLWESADGKQVRGIWQITPGVVTDVEANELFVVVSGRATVEVEGGGTLEVGPGSACVLREGDRTTWTVHETLRKAYHISY; from the coding sequence ATGAGCACCAGTGATCACTCCACCGCACCCGCCTCGTTCTCCGTCTCCGTCGCGGACGTCGAACTGGAGGCGGACGACCTCGACCCCGGGCAGATCGTCTCCGGCGAGCCCGTCGTGACGGGCAAGGTCCTGTGGGAGTCGGCGGACGGCAAGCAGGTGCGCGGGATCTGGCAGATCACCCCCGGTGTCGTCACCGACGTCGAGGCGAACGAGCTGTTCGTCGTGGTCAGCGGCCGCGCCACCGTCGAGGTCGAGGGCGGCGGGACCCTGGAGGTCGGCCCCGGCTCCGCCTGCGTGCTGCGCGAGGGCGACCGGACCACCTGGACCGTGCACGAGACGCTGCGCAAGGCCTACCACATCAGCTACTGA
- a CDS encoding pseudouridine-5'-phosphate glycosidase: MSQRRASEIPVLSAEVREALARGKPVVALESTIIAHGLPRPRNLAVGLELEALVRAEGAVPATIAVVDGVAYAGLDKAQLELVAGGEGVRKLGHRDLAPALATGATGATTVSATAFLAARAGLRVFATGGLGGVHREWAQTQDESADLSLLARTRITVVCAGVKSILDVPGTLQRLETLGVAVLGYGTDRFPGFYLADSGEPVDWSVRGPEEVAAVMAAQDALGGADSALLVANPVAREEQLDPELHDRVLAEALAECRERGITGQAVTPFLLGFLARATGGASLEANLAAVRGNVRLGARIAGAWAARA, from the coding sequence ATGTCACAGCGCAGAGCATCTGAGATCCCGGTCCTGTCGGCAGAGGTACGCGAGGCACTCGCCCGGGGGAAGCCCGTGGTGGCCCTGGAGTCGACGATCATCGCGCACGGTCTGCCCCGCCCCCGCAACCTGGCGGTGGGACTCGAACTGGAGGCTCTGGTCCGCGCGGAGGGCGCGGTTCCGGCGACGATCGCGGTCGTGGACGGGGTGGCGTACGCGGGCCTGGACAAGGCGCAGCTGGAGCTGGTCGCGGGCGGCGAGGGCGTGCGCAAGCTCGGCCACCGGGATCTGGCACCCGCGCTGGCGACGGGCGCGACCGGCGCGACGACGGTGTCCGCGACGGCCTTCCTCGCGGCCCGGGCGGGTCTGCGGGTTTTCGCCACGGGCGGGCTGGGCGGCGTACACCGGGAGTGGGCGCAGACACAGGACGAGTCGGCGGACCTGTCGCTGCTGGCGCGGACGCGGATCACCGTGGTGTGCGCGGGGGTGAAGTCGATCCTGGACGTACCGGGCACCCTGCAGCGGCTGGAGACGCTCGGGGTGGCGGTGCTCGGCTACGGGACGGACCGCTTCCCCGGGTTCTATCTGGCCGACTCGGGTGAGCCGGTGGACTGGAGCGTGCGCGGGCCCGAGGAGGTCGCCGCGGTGATGGCCGCCCAGGACGCGCTGGGCGGTGCGGACTCGGCGCTGCTGGTGGCCAATCCGGTGGCGCGGGAGGAGCAGCTGGATCCCGAACTGCACGACCGGGTACTGGCGGAGGCGCTCGCCGAGTGCCGCGAGCGCGGGATCACGGGCCAGGCGGTGACCCCGTTCCTGCTGGGGTTCCTGGCACGGGCGACGGGCGGGGCCTCGCTGGAGGCGAATCTGGCGGCGGTACGCGGCAACGTACGGCTCGGCGCCCGGATCGCGGGGGCCTGGGCGGCCCGGGCATGA
- a CDS encoding carbohydrate kinase family protein, with protein MTGPGALLVIGDVVTDVVARHPEPLAPATDTAARIRTLPGGAGANAACWAARTGTAEVRLLARVGAESARWHERALVDAGVRPRLVVDAQEPTGTVVALVGKDAERTFLTDSGASLRLCPADWAPSLLDGAAHLHLSGYLFFADSSRELAVVALRAARARGVQVSVDPASAGFLAGLGPQRFLDAAAGADVLLPNEDEARLLAGLPEPAGVAGVARAAEELSRRVPLVVVTRGAAGALVAERGRITAEVEAEPVEAVDSTGAGDAFTGGFLAARLEGADPAEAARAGCRAAALAVTRVGGRP; from the coding sequence ATGACCGGGCCGGGGGCGCTGCTCGTCATCGGGGACGTGGTGACGGATGTCGTGGCCAGACATCCGGAGCCGCTGGCTCCGGCCACGGACACGGCTGCCCGCATCCGGACCCTGCCGGGCGGGGCCGGGGCCAACGCGGCCTGCTGGGCGGCCCGTACGGGGACCGCGGAGGTGCGTCTCCTGGCACGGGTGGGCGCCGAGTCGGCACGCTGGCACGAGCGGGCGCTGGTGGACGCGGGGGTGCGGCCCCGGCTGGTGGTCGACGCGCAGGAGCCGACCGGGACGGTGGTGGCGCTGGTCGGCAAGGACGCGGAGCGGACGTTCCTGACCGACAGCGGGGCTTCGCTGCGGCTGTGCCCCGCCGACTGGGCGCCCTCGCTGCTGGACGGGGCGGCCCATCTGCACCTGTCCGGTTATCTGTTCTTCGCCGACAGCAGCCGGGAGCTGGCCGTGGTCGCGCTGCGGGCGGCCCGGGCCCGGGGGGTGCAGGTGAGCGTGGACCCCGCCTCGGCCGGGTTCCTGGCCGGCCTCGGACCGCAGCGCTTCCTGGACGCCGCGGCGGGGGCGGACGTGCTGTTGCCTAACGAGGACGAGGCCCGGCTGCTGGCCGGGCTGCCGGAGCCGGCGGGGGTGGCGGGGGTGGCCAGGGCAGCGGAGGAACTCAGCCGGCGGGTGCCGCTGGTGGTGGTGACCCGTGGCGCGGCGGGCGCGCTGGTCGCCGAACGCGGCCGGATCACCGCCGAGGTCGAGGCCGAGCCGGTCGAGGCGGTGGACTCCACGGGCGCCGGGGACGCGTTCACCGGTGGCTTCCTCGCGGCCCGGCTGGAGGGCGCGGACCCGGCGGAGGCCGCCCGCGCCGGGTGCCGGGCGGCGGCCCTGGCGGTGACCCGCGTGGGCGGCCGCCCGTGA
- a CDS encoding uridine kinase, whose amino-acid sequence MQWEAITWQRMAERLAGHLDNPDNAPEQGSWRRVGIDGAPAADTGTLAGELAEALRLRGRPSLVVPADGFLRPASLRFEFGRQDVDSYLGGWYDTAALWREVFGPTDPGGSGRVLPDLWDPVTDRATRSPYVELPPGGVLLVHGPLLLGHWFPFDLSVHVRLSAGALARRTEESARWTLPAFARYEADTDPVAAADVVVRADDPRHPAWTGLDAG is encoded by the coding sequence GTGCAGTGGGAAGCGATCACATGGCAGCGGATGGCCGAGCGGCTCGCCGGTCACCTCGACAACCCCGACAACGCCCCCGAACAGGGCAGTTGGCGGCGGGTGGGCATCGACGGCGCCCCCGCCGCCGACACCGGCACCCTCGCCGGCGAACTCGCCGAGGCGCTGCGGCTGCGCGGCCGCCCGTCCTTGGTGGTGCCGGCCGACGGATTCCTGCGGCCGGCCTCGCTGCGCTTCGAGTTCGGCCGGCAGGACGTGGACTCCTACCTCGGCGGCTGGTACGACACGGCCGCCCTCTGGCGGGAGGTGTTCGGCCCGACCGACCCCGGCGGCAGCGGGCGGGTGCTGCCGGACCTCTGGGACCCCGTGACCGACCGCGCGACCCGCAGTCCCTACGTCGAACTCCCGCCCGGCGGCGTGCTGCTCGTACACGGCCCGCTGCTGCTGGGCCACTGGTTCCCCTTCGACCTGAGCGTGCACGTCCGGCTGTCCGCCGGCGCGCTCGCCCGCCGCACCGAGGAGTCCGCACGCTGGACGCTGCCCGCCTTCGCGCGCTACGAGGCCGACACCGACCCCGTGGCAGCGGCCGATGTGGTGGTCCGGGCGGACGACCCGCGGCATCCCGCCTGGACGGGGCTCGACGCCGGCTGA
- a CDS encoding WGR domain-containing protein yields the protein MARETTYLELSQDDGAAHKFYEVTVDGAAVSVRYGRIGADGQLQTSAFPSAEKARAAAAKKIGEKVRKGYAPAVQGQRAARSVTRRQVASAPSTARAVAPVLWRFRTGSSAFGIHVDEDRCWVGNQAGDVYTLSHGGEVLARYSLPDGVKCLVADEFWIYAGCDDGTVYDLSSKVPFGAYAIAADVDIYWLDIHEGVLNVSDANGGLTVIDHEDEHQWSRKSAGTGAWMVRADERAVFHGHSGGVTAYAADGTGQLWHTKTPGGVLFGWQEDHAVYAGTVRNTVQRLSKATGAVEASYACDAAVYSCATSPDGRHVFAGDSSSSVYCFDADGRRLWKLGTGGGSALSMQYLDERLYLVTTDGSLVCVDATEQAIAAAQQGSVPAPMDVKSAAALPVFTPAASASAVATVSVAAMAAAPAGGVVVECVQQGGRVRVQVVSDGFEPSWNVQFPRGIREPGARYVVEGLHAASGGFYRVRGEIRRLV from the coding sequence ATGGCTCGGGAGACGACGTATCTGGAGCTGTCGCAGGACGACGGCGCGGCGCACAAGTTCTACGAGGTGACCGTCGACGGCGCCGCCGTGTCCGTGCGGTACGGGCGCATCGGCGCGGACGGCCAGCTGCAGACCTCCGCCTTCCCGAGCGCCGAGAAGGCCCGTGCGGCCGCCGCGAAGAAGATCGGGGAGAAGGTGCGCAAGGGGTACGCGCCTGCCGTGCAGGGGCAGCGCGCCGCCCGGTCGGTCACCCGCCGCCAGGTGGCCTCGGCGCCTTCGACGGCACGCGCGGTGGCCCCGGTGCTGTGGCGCTTCCGGACGGGTTCGTCGGCCTTCGGCATCCATGTGGACGAGGACCGCTGCTGGGTCGGCAACCAGGCGGGCGACGTGTACACGCTGAGCCACGGCGGCGAGGTGCTCGCCCGGTACTCGCTGCCGGACGGGGTGAAGTGCCTGGTGGCGGACGAGTTCTGGATATACGCGGGCTGTGACGACGGCACGGTGTACGACCTGTCGTCGAAGGTGCCGTTCGGGGCCTACGCGATCGCGGCGGACGTGGACATCTACTGGCTCGACATCCACGAGGGCGTGCTGAACGTCTCCGACGCGAACGGCGGTCTGACCGTCATCGACCACGAGGACGAGCACCAGTGGTCACGGAAGTCGGCCGGGACGGGCGCCTGGATGGTCCGGGCGGACGAGCGGGCGGTCTTCCACGGGCACAGCGGCGGTGTGACGGCGTACGCGGCCGACGGCACGGGGCAGTTGTGGCACACCAAGACCCCTGGTGGAGTGCTGTTCGGCTGGCAGGAGGACCACGCGGTGTATGCGGGCACGGTCCGCAACACCGTGCAGCGGCTCTCGAAGGCGACGGGGGCGGTGGAGGCCTCCTACGCGTGCGACGCCGCGGTGTACTCGTGCGCGACCTCGCCCGACGGGCGGCACGTGTTCGCCGGCGACTCCTCCTCCTCGGTCTACTGCTTCGACGCCGACGGCCGACGGCTGTGGAAGCTGGGGACGGGCGGCGGGTCGGCCCTGTCCATGCAGTACCTGGACGAGCGGCTGTACCTCGTCACCACGGACGGGTCGCTCGTCTGCGTGGACGCGACCGAGCAGGCGATCGCGGCGGCGCAGCAGGGCTCGGTGCCCGCGCCCATGGACGTGAAGTCGGCGGCTGCGCTCCCGGTGTTCACACCTGCCGCGTCGGCCTCGGCGGTGGCGACGGTCTCGGTGGCCGCGATGGCCGCGGCGCCGGCCGGCGGTGTGGTGGTGGAGTGCGTCCAGCAGGGCGGCCGGGTGCGGGTGCAGGTGGTGTCGGACGGCTTCGAACCGTCGTGGAACGTCCAGTTCCCGCGCGGGATACGGGAGCCCGGGGCGCGGTACGTGGTCGAGGGGCTGCACGCCGCCTCAGGGGGCTTCTACCGGGTCCGCGGAGAGATACGACGGCTTGTGTGA
- a CDS encoding cupin domain-containing protein — MFRRLFRSARLPIYRGALDRRWSTEEGHMGGLRTITARRGGTHVATPPTGREIVIPPGGCTGWHFHRVRLDAVVLAGTLTRILHDRTVEVHTVGTTFVEPAGIGHIHLGHNLGTEPVVLYVTPALPPGTPFAIPTPAPAGATQAACRSHKPSYLSADPVEAP, encoded by the coding sequence ATGTTTCGTCGACTGTTCCGGTCCGCCAGGCTGCCGATCTACCGTGGGGCGCTGGACCGCAGGTGGTCCACCGAGGAGGGGCACATGGGCGGGCTGCGGACGATCACGGCACGGCGGGGCGGAACACACGTCGCCACGCCCCCGACTGGCCGGGAGATAGTGATCCCGCCCGGCGGTTGCACCGGCTGGCACTTCCACCGGGTCAGACTGGACGCGGTGGTCCTGGCGGGCACCCTGACCCGGATCCTGCACGACCGCACCGTCGAGGTGCACACGGTCGGGACCACCTTCGTCGAGCCCGCGGGCATCGGACACATACACCTGGGCCACAACCTCGGCACCGAGCCGGTCGTGCTCTACGTGACCCCCGCGCTCCCCCCGGGGACCCCCTTCGCGATACCCACCCCGGCACCGGCCGGTGCCACGCAGGCGGCCTGCCGCTCACACAAGCCGTCGTATCTCTCCGCGGACCCGGTAGAAGCCCCCTGA
- a CDS encoding DUF2293 domain-containing protein, producing the protein MSLVVFESLKQIHCAECRRGPLRHLVREAGVPRCLDCTDLGHLVYLPRGDTALTRRSREASSLCAVVVRFNKRRHRYERLGLLVEEDALARAERACLADSEARARRRERDRRRRAAEDTRFTAAFAAEIVRLFPGCPADRAVAIATHASVRGSGRVGRTAAGRALDELAVSVAVRAAVRHTDTEYDALLMAGVPRFAARARLAARIDAILDGWRIPPPERASVPAPRPPA; encoded by the coding sequence ATGAGCCTGGTGGTTTTCGAATCGCTGAAGCAGATCCACTGCGCCGAGTGCCGACGGGGCCCGCTCCGGCACCTCGTCCGAGAGGCCGGCGTACCCCGCTGCCTGGACTGTACGGATCTCGGCCATCTCGTCTATCTCCCGCGGGGGGACACGGCACTCACCCGCCGTTCCCGCGAGGCCAGTTCGCTCTGCGCCGTCGTCGTGCGCTTCAACAAGCGCCGGCACCGCTACGAGCGCCTGGGCCTCCTCGTCGAGGAGGACGCGCTGGCACGCGCGGAGCGCGCCTGCCTCGCAGACTCCGAGGCGCGGGCGCGCCGCCGGGAGCGCGACCGGCGGCGCCGTGCGGCCGAGGACACCCGCTTCACGGCGGCGTTCGCCGCCGAGATCGTGCGGCTGTTTCCCGGATGTCCAGCCGACCGGGCCGTGGCGATCGCCACTCATGCCTCGGTACGGGGCAGCGGGCGGGTGGGCCGCACCGCGGCCGGCCGGGCCCTCGACGAACTGGCGGTCTCCGTCGCGGTCCGGGCGGCGGTGCGGCACACCGACACCGAGTACGACGCCCTGCTGATGGCGGGGGTCCCGCGGTTCGCGGCCCGCGCCCGGCTGGCCGCGCGGATCGACGCCATCCTGGACGGGTGGCGCATACCGCCGCCGGAGCGCGCGTCCGTGCCCGCTCCGCGCCCGCCGGCCTGA